AAGTGGTTCTTCGGCACCTTCGAGCTGAACGACAAGGCGTCCGACACGGGGGGCGGCGGGTCCAGCGCGTTCCACGACAAGTCATGGGCGGGCACGGTGGTGGACTCGCGGGGGCAGACGCGCATGAGCGCCAGCGGCTACCTGGCGTCCGTGAACTCATACTGGTGGCAACACGACTACTTCGTGCACTCGGGCGTGACGGACGACACGGACGGGCGGGAGCAGGGCTTCTGGCTGCAGGGTGGGTGGTACCTGCCTCAGAACGGCGGGTTTGACGGACGCTGGGTGCAACTCTTCGACGACCGGCCAGGCAAGGAGTCCGGCGAGGACTGAATTGGTCCTGATTGCCGTGCGGGGGGCAGAGCGAGAAGCGCGGCTCATGCCCTCTTGCGAATAGGTCCCAGAAGGGGACCCGGGGTGGCGGTGGGCTGGTAGGGTTGCGGCGCAATTCCACCCCCCTCGTTTGCGTGAAGGAAACACGCCATGAGCCAGCCCAGCACCCCCAGCCCTCAACAGATAGACCTCAACCGCACCGCCGTGGAGATCGCCCCCGAGACCTTCTGGGTCGGGAAGCGCGAGCCCGGCGGCATCTTCTTCGCGAACCCGTTCCTGCGCCGCTTTCAGGGGACGGATCAACGGACGAAGAAACCCTCTGAGTTCAACCTCCTCATCGACCCCGGGTCGAGCAGCGACTTCTCCACCATCCACACGAAGGTGGTGTCGCTCATTGGGGGGATGGACCGCCTGTCCGCGCTCTTCATCAACCACCAGGATCCGGACGTGGGGTCGTCCGCGAACATCATCTCGGCGCGCTATTCGCCGCGCGCGAGCATCCTGTGCTCCGAGGACACCTGGCGGCTCATCGTCCACTTCAACCTGCCGCGCAACCGCTTCATCCCGACGGAGAAGTTCTCCGCGGGGTTGAGCGTGCCCACGGGGCACAAGCTGTTGCCGGTGCCGTCGCCGTTCTGCCACTTCCGGGGCGCGGTGATGCTGTACGACCCGCAGACGCGGGTGCTCTTCACGGGGGACCTCTTCGGAGGCCTCACGGACAGCAAGGCCCAGGGCCTGTGGGCGGACGAGTCTGACTGGAACGGCATCCGGGCGTTCCATCAGATCTACATGCCGGTGAACTCGGCGCTGGTGCGCGCGGTGGCGGCCATCCGGAAGCTCTCGCCCGCGGTGGAGATGATCGCCCCGCAGCACGGCCGCATCATCCGGGGCAAGCTGGTGCAGCAGTTCCTGGAGCGCATGGAGCGGCTGCAGGTGGGCCTGGACATCATCGACGAGGCGCAGGACCGCACGCACCTTCAGGCCTGGAACGCGGTGATCGACCGGGTGCTGAACCTGGCGCGCGGCTACCTGGGTGAATCCGTGGAGGCGAAGCTCTCCGCGAGCGGCCAGTTGTCGGACACGGCGAAGTTCAACGGCCAGCGGCTGGAGGTGAGCCGCATGGGCAAGTGGACGCTGGAGCACGTGGTGGAGGTGCTCTGCCAGGGCGAGCCCTCGGAGATTTCGGGCCCCATCATGGTGGAGGCCACCCTCGCCGCCGCGGAGTACAACCTGCCCACGCCGCACCTGGACCTCGAAGGCGCGGGCGCGCCGGCGCCGGTCTCGTTGCTGGAGCCGTGAGGGGGGAGGGCGGGGTGCATTCCAAGGACCGTGACAGCGGAGGCTTGACCTATCTGGGCCCGGAGGCGCTGAACGCGCGGCCGGGCAACGCCGTGGCCGAGGACGGGTCCGAGCCGACGCTGCCGCAGGTGCGGACGCCCGTGTCTCCGGGGGGGACGTTGCTCCAGGGGGCGGTGACGCCCCGGCCTCCCGCGCCCGTGCACCAGGGGCTCGTCCCCGGGCAGGTGGTGGCGGGGCGCTACCGGGTGGAGAAGTGGCTGGGCGTGGGCGGCACGTCGGCGGTGTACCAGGCGCTGGATGTGAAGAAGCAGCAGCGCGTGGCGCTCAAGGTGCTGGCCGTGCCGTACGCCGACGAGGCGATGGTGACGCGCTTCCGCCAGGAGGTGGAGCACGCCCGGGCGCTGGAGCACGTGAACATCCTGCATGTGTTCGACGCGGGCTCGGACGGGGAGAGGCATTACCTGACGGTGGAGTTACTGGAGGGGAGGGATCTGCGGCAGGTGATGCAGGAGGGGCGCCCCACGCTGGCCAACGCCTTGCGGTGGTTGATGCACGCGACGGTGGCGCTGGAGCACGCGCACGCGCGTGGGGTGCTGCACCGGGACGTGAAGCCGGGGAACCTCTTCATCACGCGCACGGGCGTGCTGAAGCTGATGGATTTCGGGCTCGCCAAGAGCGCGCATGTGATGGGGAACACGGCGCAGGGCGCGACGCTGGGGACGCCGGAGTACATGGCGCCGGAGCAGGTGAAGGGGGCGGAGGTGTCCCCGGCCACGGACCTGTATGCGCTGGGCGTGGTGGCGTACGAGCTGCTCACCGGGCAACTGCCGTTCCGGCATGCGCAGCCCATTCCGCTGATGCTGATGCACGTGCAGGAGACGCCCGTGCCTCCGAGGAAGCGGCGTCCAGAGCTGCCGGAAGCTTTCGAGCAGGTCGTCCTCAAGCTGATGCGGAAGCAGCCCGAGGAGCGTTACGCGAGCGCCACGGTGCTGCGCGCTGAACTGGCGAAGCTGTGGCCGCTGGCACTCCAGCGGGGGCGGGCGTTATAGGAGGCTCCTTCTCCAGGGGGCCTCCATGTCTGTCAAATTCAACCACACCATCGTCCACGCGAAGGATCAGGTCGCGTCCGCGCGATTCCTGGCGGAGCTGCTGGGATTGCCCGAGCCCACGCGCTTCGGGCATTTCCATGCGGTGAAGCTGTCGGATGGGGCGACGCTCGACTACATGACGACGAAGGACGCCATCCACGGTCAGCACTACGCGTTCCTGGTGTCGGAAGAGGTGTTTGATTCGCTGATCTCCAAGATCCGCGACCGGAAGATCCAGCACTGGGCGGACCCGTTCGGCCACCAGGAGAACCAGATCAACACCCATGATGGAGGCCGTGGGGTCTATTTCCAGGACCCCAGTGGCCACTACATGGAGGCCATCACCGTGCCCTATGGCGGGTGGTAGCAGGTTTGTAGTGTTTGATTGGACGGTGTGCCGCAACTGTGGCGGCTGGCCATTTTTAGGAGTATAGGGATTTGCGCCTTCAGTTAAATGATGAGTTAATCCAGTGGTTTAGTTGTGGTGAAAAAGTGGCAGTGCTTGCATGTTGATTGGTCAAGGATGCATTAGGCGGCTAGCGTGGACGGGAGTAGCGAGTGCTTTTAAGTCCATCCATGACAGCAGAACGAACTGCCGAGCTTCCGATTTTCGACTTGCAAGAATGAGGAATTGCCTGCTGGGTCCGACATGACTCCTGGCTTTATGTTCAGGCGTGTTTGCTGGATTTTTTGGATTCCGCTCCGGGCCAACTATGCTCTGGGGAATACCTGCTCGCCTGCTCCAATACGACTACCGCATGTCTACCACTTCGCCCGCAGTTTCTAACCCAGAACCGGTATTCATAAGCCACTCCTCTGCCGATCGTGGATTGGTTGGGTTCTTCGTTGAGCAATTGCTTGTTGCAGGCATTGGGCTTTCTCCGGCACAAATATTCTATACTTCAGCGCCAAGCAGCCCAATACAAGCGGGTGAGAACTTTAATCCGCGAATCCGGCAGGCAATCGCCGGTTGCAGGATTGTTATCGCTCTGGTTTCCCCAAACTATTACCGAAGCCCTTTTTGCATGAGTGAATTGGGGGTCGCTTGGGCTGCGGAGAAATTACTGCCGATTCTTGTTCCGCCAGTTGATTTTGGCAGTCTTGAGGGCGTGTTGTATGGCATGCATTGTATTCGAGTCGGGGACAAGCAGAAAATATTTGAGCTCTACGATCGGTTTAGCGCGGCAGACTGGCATCGGCCCAACCGTACAGGGATATTTGTATCAAAGGTTGAAGATTTCCTTGCGGGTCTGCCCGGCTGCCTCTCTCAATTGCCAGCGCCGGATGTGGTAGAACGTTCAGAGTACAAGAAATTGGAGGCGCAGATAGACGAGCTTTCTGCAAAGCTCAAGGCTAGTGCTGCCTCGGCTGAGGAGTTAAAAAAGTTAGCTCGAGTCCCTATGCCCGATGCGCCGCAACAGAAGGCGCCATTGGCGACATCAGGCGTTTCTGGGGGGCTTCTTTCGCCCAGCACGAAGTTTGAAAAGGAAGATGCTGAGTTTAAAGGCTTGGTTGCTAAGTTTAATCAGGCAGCAAAGTCCGTGCCGCAGGTCGTAATGCGGATGGCTTATGCGAGAGCCGTGGGGATGGGAGAGGGGTTTAGAGCATTTGATTCCGAAGCCCATGAGTGGCAGACGGCCGTCAAAGAGGGCTTGGTTAAGTTTTACGAGGAGGATCGTGAGTGGTTTCTGAACTTCAACAGCGCAAGAGTTGAGCGTGTTTGTGGGGCGCTTAGTGCGGTAGAGGATTTCTGGAGGAAGGTGGGTAGTGGGTATAAATTCGACTATGAAATCAAATATCGGCATATTCCTTCG
The sequence above is drawn from the Corallococcus sp. NCRR genome and encodes:
- a CDS encoding serine/threonine-protein kinase; its protein translation is MHSKDRDSGGLTYLGPEALNARPGNAVAEDGSEPTLPQVRTPVSPGGTLLQGAVTPRPPAPVHQGLVPGQVVAGRYRVEKWLGVGGTSAVYQALDVKKQQRVALKVLAVPYADEAMVTRFRQEVEHARALEHVNILHVFDAGSDGERHYLTVELLEGRDLRQVMQEGRPTLANALRWLMHATVALEHAHARGVLHRDVKPGNLFITRTGVLKLMDFGLAKSAHVMGNTAQGATLGTPEYMAPEQVKGAEVSPATDLYALGVVAYELLTGQLPFRHAQPIPLMLMHVQETPVPPRKRRPELPEAFEQVVLKLMRKQPEERYASATVLRAELAKLWPLALQRGRAL
- a CDS encoding VOC family protein, with protein sequence MSVKFNHTIVHAKDQVASARFLAELLGLPEPTRFGHFHAVKLSDGATLDYMTTKDAIHGQHYAFLVSEEVFDSLISKIRDRKIQHWADPFGHQENQINTHDGGRGVYFQDPSGHYMEAITVPYGGW
- a CDS encoding toll/interleukin-1 receptor domain-containing protein — translated: MSTTSPAVSNPEPVFISHSSADRGLVGFFVEQLLVAGIGLSPAQIFYTSAPSSPIQAGENFNPRIRQAIAGCRIVIALVSPNYYRSPFCMSELGVAWAAEKLLPILVPPVDFGSLEGVLYGMHCIRVGDKQKIFELYDRFSAADWHRPNRTGIFVSKVEDFLAGLPGCLSQLPAPDVVERSEYKKLEAQIDELSAKLKASAASAEELKKLARVPMPDAPQQKAPLATSGVSGGLLSPSTKFEKEDAEFKGLVAKFNQAAKSVPQVVMRMAYARAVGMGEGFRAFDSEAHEWQTAVKEGLVKFYEEDREWFLNFNSARVERVCGALSAVEDFWRKVGSGYKFDYEIKYRHIPSLSESAFSIQWFGFWWEEDPYEIPF